One genomic region from Thermus antranikianii DSM 12462 encodes:
- a CDS encoding DUF402 domain-containing protein yields MGWPLAPGDRVRVEFWKFPGNVLHYFWEAQVVEVRPEGVLTLLPQGGTFHHVAKGKAVVLDHDAYVAFFPGAWYSGGPDVREGRVLEYYWNVQTPAEWTGTGFRQYDLELDVRCQADHTCQVFDREEFLAKRSLYPRLWVEEAEKAVEAILHHMRQGRWPVLPPGEPLPWMERI; encoded by the coding sequence ATGGGTTGGCCCCTTGCCCCTGGGGATCGCGTCCGGGTGGAGTTTTGGAAGTTTCCCGGGAATGTGCTCCACTACTTTTGGGAAGCCCAGGTGGTGGAGGTGAGGCCCGAAGGCGTCCTGACCCTTTTGCCACAGGGCGGGACCTTTCACCACGTGGCCAAGGGAAAGGCGGTGGTGCTGGACCACGATGCCTATGTGGCCTTCTTTCCTGGGGCCTGGTACTCCGGGGGACCGGATGTGAGGGAGGGCCGGGTGCTGGAGTATTACTGGAACGTGCAAACCCCGGCGGAGTGGACGGGAACGGGTTTTCGCCAGTACGACCTCGAGTTGGACGTGCGCTGCCAGGCTGACCATACCTGCCAGGTCTTTGACCGGGAGGAGTTTTTGGCCAAGCGCTCCCTTTACCCCAGGCTTTGGGTGGAGGAAGCAGAAAAGGCGGTGGAGGCCATCCTTCACCATATGCGGCAAGGAAGGTGGCCGGTGCTGCCTCCCGGGGAGCCCCTTCCTTGGATGGAACGGATCTAG
- a CDS encoding NYN domain-containing protein: MRVALFIDGSYMYLATKRLGWNVDHRRVLTQFATPEQLYNAFYYVPITDPEDERQQRFIDALVFMGYTVRSRLVRGEARFEAMMATDLLTTAPRWDRAIVASGSGELAHTFSALRALGKEIHLLGVHELADLELRNQADRFLNLPEWREVLERTLGGRRTYAGYPVEATVEVPPAPVEDAQS, encoded by the coding sequence ATGCGGGTTGCCCTTTTCATTGACGGATCCTACATGTACCTGGCCACCAAGCGCCTGGGCTGGAACGTGGACCACCGCCGGGTCCTGACCCAGTTCGCCACCCCGGAGCAGCTTTACAACGCCTTCTACTACGTGCCCATCACCGATCCCGAGGACGAGCGTCAGCAGCGCTTCATCGACGCCTTGGTCTTCATGGGCTACACGGTGCGAAGCCGCTTGGTCCGGGGAGAAGCCCGGTTTGAGGCCATGATGGCCACGGACCTCCTCACCACCGCCCCCCGCTGGGACCGGGCCATCGTGGCCAGCGGTTCGGGAGAACTGGCCCACACCTTCAGCGCCCTGAGAGCCCTGGGAAAGGAAATCCATCTTCTCGGCGTGCACGAGCTGGCGGACCTCGAGCTCCGCAACCAGGCAGACCGCTTCCTGAACCTCCCCGAGTGGCGGGAGGTACTGGAGAGAACCCTGGGGGGCCGCCGCACCTACGCGGGCTATCCCGTGGAGGCCACGGTAGAAGTGCCCCCCGCCCCGGTGGAAGACGCCCAGTCCTAA